The genomic segment AGAAGCAGTTCGGCAGGGGGTCGATCATGAAGCTGGGAGCCAAGGACTTCCAGCAGGAGATCCCGGTCATTTCGACGACCTCCCTGTCGATCGACACGGCGCTCGGCATCGGCGGCGTGCCGCGCGGGCGCGTGATCGAGATCTTCGGGCCCGAATCGTCGGGCAAGACCACGCTTGCGCTCCAGGTGATCGCGCAGGCGCAGAAGCTTGGCGGCATGGCCGCGTTCGTCGACGCCGAGCACGCGCTCGACGCGATCTACGCCGGCAAGCTGGGCGTCAATCTCGACAACCTGCTGGTCTCGCAGCCGGACAACGGTGAACAGGCGCTGGAAATCGTCGAAGTCCTCGTGCGCTCCGGCAGCGTCGACGTCGTCGTGGTCGACTCGGTGGCGGCGCTCGTCCCGAAGGCGGAAATCGAAGGCGAGATGGGCGAAGCACAAATGGGGCTGCAGGCGCGGCTCATGTCCCAGGCGCTTCGCAAGCTCACCGGCGTCGTGTCGAAGTCGAAGACGTGCCTCATTTTCATCAACCAGCTGCGCGAGAAGATTGGCGTCATGTTCGGCAATCCCGAAACGACGACCGGGGGCCGCGCGCTCAAGTTCTATTCGTCGGTGCGAATGGACATTCGCCGCATCGCAAGCATCAAGGACGGCGACGTCGTGGTCGACTCG from the Candidatus Polarisedimenticolia bacterium genome contains:
- the recA gene encoding recombinase RecA; the encoded protein is MDPKEKGRTVDLAIAQIEKQFGRGSIMKLGAKDFQQEIPVISTTSLSIDTALGIGGVPRGRVIEIFGPESSGKTTLALQVIAQAQKLGGMAAFVDAEHALDAIYAGKLGVNLDNLLVSQPDNGEQALEIVEVLVRSGSVDVVVVDSVAALVPKAEIEGEMGEAQMGLQARLMSQALRKLTGVVSKSKTCLIFINQLREKIGVMFGNPETTTGGRALKFYSSVRMDIRRIASIKDGDVVVDS